Proteins co-encoded in one Rhopalosiphum maidis isolate BTI-1 chromosome 2, ASM367621v3, whole genome shotgun sequence genomic window:
- the LOC113553624 gene encoding tetratricopeptide repeat protein 8 isoform X1 translates to MSNYEGWWTTKLTMDDTKVIASLDTFYSACMDLRKHNYDRCIESCTIILSKNPYDQAAWALKMRALTEQLSIDDIEAEEEGIADSYFNSDAIAENARVGTSLRTAQDTSNQRPRTVSGRPLSGIVRPSTSSAGGNNLQLALKTPRTVGSSRPLTSQSARNIRLGTASMVSQIDGPFINISRLNFPKYASDKQLSKLLFNYIYYQQNDIRNALDFAVEATKFCNFEDPWWKVQLGKCYVMLGLLRDGEAQFRSALQHGPNIEVFLRLSRLFIRLDQPLSSLDICQKAMSWFPHEVALLIEIARIFEGLNNIPMSVKYYRDILELDATDMESIACIGLHHFYSDQPEVALRYYRRLLQMGLYNAELFNNLGLCSFYAQQFDVVTACFENALRLALDDNAADVWYNISHVAIGFGDLDIAEHSLHLTLSLNSSHGAALNNLAVLQWRKNNVSQAESLLNSAIAAEDHLYEPHYNRALLAQEEGDHQTSYAMVKKSLSIYPNHYNSKDILNELKKYFSSL, encoded by the exons ATGTCAAACTATGAAGGCTGGTGGACAACAAAATTG ACAATGGATGACACTAAAGTGATTGCGTCACTTGATACTTTCTACTCTGCGTGCATGGATTTGCGGAAACATAACTATGACAGATGTATCGAAAgctgtacaataattttatcaaaaaacccGTACGACCAg GCAGCATGGGCTTTAAAAATGCGTGCATTAACTGAACAACTATCCATTGATGATATTGAAGCTGAAGAAGAAGGCATTGCTGATTCTTACTTTAACTCCGATGCAATAGCTGAAAATGCTAGAGTAGGTACATCTTTAAGAACAGCACAAGACACAAGTAACCAAAG acCTCGGACAGTTAGTGGAAGACCCTTAAGTGGTATAGTTCGTCCATCAACTTCATCTGCTGGTGGCAATAATTTACAGTTGGCTTTAAAAACACCACGTACTGTTGGTTCCTCAAGACCATTAACGTCTCAATCAGCTAGAAATATACGCCTCGGTACTGCATCAATGGTCTCCCAAATTGATGGtccttttattaatatatctcgTTTAAATTTTCCTAAATATGCATCTGATAAACAACTTTCAAAGTTGTTATTCAACTACATCTATTATCAACAAAATGATATTAGAAAT gcaTTAGATTTTGCTGTGGAAGCAACTAAATTTTGCAACTTTGAGGACCCTTGGTGGAAAGTGCAATTGGGCAAATGTTACGTTATGTTAGGATTACTACGAGACGGGGAAGCACAATTTAGATCTGCTTTACAACATGGACCTAATATTGAAGTTTTCTTACGCCTTTCACGATTATTTATTCGCCTTGACCAACCTTTAAGTTCGTTAGACATATGTCAGAAAGCCATGTCTTGGTTTCCACATGAAGTTGCATTACTCATAGAAATTGCTAG aatatttgaaggtctaaataatataccaatgtCGGTTAAATACTATAGAGATATACTTGAATTGGATGCTACAGATATGGAATCAATTGCATGTATTGGattacatcatttttattctGATCAGCCTGAGGTAGCTCTAAGATATTATAG gAGACTGCTGCAGATGGGCTTATACAATGCTGAACTCTTTAATAACCTTGGGCTTTGCTCATTCTATGCCCAACAATTTGATGTAGTTACTGCTTGTTTTGAAAACGCATTAAGATTAGCATTGGATGATAATGCAGCAGACGTCTGGTACAATATCAGCCACGTCGCAATt GGATTTGGAGATTTGGATATAGCTGAGCACAGTTTGCATTTAACATTGTCTTTAAATAGTTCCCATGGTGCAGCTCTAAATAACTTGGCTGTATTACAGTGGCGTAAAAACAATGTGTCCCAGGCTGAATCCTTGTTGAACTCCGCAATAGCAGCTGAAGATCACCTTTATGAACCACATTATAACAGAGCTTTACTAGCTCAAGAG GAAGGTGATCACCAAACAAGTTATGCTATGGTAAAGAAGTCGCTTTCAATATATCCTAATCATTACAAttctaaagatattttaaacgaattaaaaaaatatttttctagtctttaa
- the LOC113553624 gene encoding tetratricopeptide repeat protein 8 isoform X2: MDDTKVIASLDTFYSACMDLRKHNYDRCIESCTIILSKNPYDQAAWALKMRALTEQLSIDDIEAEEEGIADSYFNSDAIAENARVGTSLRTAQDTSNQRPRTVSGRPLSGIVRPSTSSAGGNNLQLALKTPRTVGSSRPLTSQSARNIRLGTASMVSQIDGPFINISRLNFPKYASDKQLSKLLFNYIYYQQNDIRNALDFAVEATKFCNFEDPWWKVQLGKCYVMLGLLRDGEAQFRSALQHGPNIEVFLRLSRLFIRLDQPLSSLDICQKAMSWFPHEVALLIEIARIFEGLNNIPMSVKYYRDILELDATDMESIACIGLHHFYSDQPEVALRYYRRLLQMGLYNAELFNNLGLCSFYAQQFDVVTACFENALRLALDDNAADVWYNISHVAIGFGDLDIAEHSLHLTLSLNSSHGAALNNLAVLQWRKNNVSQAESLLNSAIAAEDHLYEPHYNRALLAQEEGDHQTSYAMVKKSLSIYPNHYNSKDILNELKKYFSSL, translated from the exons ATGGATGACACTAAAGTGATTGCGTCACTTGATACTTTCTACTCTGCGTGCATGGATTTGCGGAAACATAACTATGACAGATGTATCGAAAgctgtacaataattttatcaaaaaacccGTACGACCAg GCAGCATGGGCTTTAAAAATGCGTGCATTAACTGAACAACTATCCATTGATGATATTGAAGCTGAAGAAGAAGGCATTGCTGATTCTTACTTTAACTCCGATGCAATAGCTGAAAATGCTAGAGTAGGTACATCTTTAAGAACAGCACAAGACACAAGTAACCAAAG acCTCGGACAGTTAGTGGAAGACCCTTAAGTGGTATAGTTCGTCCATCAACTTCATCTGCTGGTGGCAATAATTTACAGTTGGCTTTAAAAACACCACGTACTGTTGGTTCCTCAAGACCATTAACGTCTCAATCAGCTAGAAATATACGCCTCGGTACTGCATCAATGGTCTCCCAAATTGATGGtccttttattaatatatctcgTTTAAATTTTCCTAAATATGCATCTGATAAACAACTTTCAAAGTTGTTATTCAACTACATCTATTATCAACAAAATGATATTAGAAAT gcaTTAGATTTTGCTGTGGAAGCAACTAAATTTTGCAACTTTGAGGACCCTTGGTGGAAAGTGCAATTGGGCAAATGTTACGTTATGTTAGGATTACTACGAGACGGGGAAGCACAATTTAGATCTGCTTTACAACATGGACCTAATATTGAAGTTTTCTTACGCCTTTCACGATTATTTATTCGCCTTGACCAACCTTTAAGTTCGTTAGACATATGTCAGAAAGCCATGTCTTGGTTTCCACATGAAGTTGCATTACTCATAGAAATTGCTAG aatatttgaaggtctaaataatataccaatgtCGGTTAAATACTATAGAGATATACTTGAATTGGATGCTACAGATATGGAATCAATTGCATGTATTGGattacatcatttttattctGATCAGCCTGAGGTAGCTCTAAGATATTATAG gAGACTGCTGCAGATGGGCTTATACAATGCTGAACTCTTTAATAACCTTGGGCTTTGCTCATTCTATGCCCAACAATTTGATGTAGTTACTGCTTGTTTTGAAAACGCATTAAGATTAGCATTGGATGATAATGCAGCAGACGTCTGGTACAATATCAGCCACGTCGCAATt GGATTTGGAGATTTGGATATAGCTGAGCACAGTTTGCATTTAACATTGTCTTTAAATAGTTCCCATGGTGCAGCTCTAAATAACTTGGCTGTATTACAGTGGCGTAAAAACAATGTGTCCCAGGCTGAATCCTTGTTGAACTCCGCAATAGCAGCTGAAGATCACCTTTATGAACCACATTATAACAGAGCTTTACTAGCTCAAGAG GAAGGTGATCACCAAACAAGTTATGCTATGGTAAAGAAGTCGCTTTCAATATATCCTAATCATTACAAttctaaagatattttaaacgaattaaaaaaatatttttctagtctttaa
- the LOC113553624 gene encoding tetratricopeptide repeat protein 8 isoform X3, with translation MYRKLYNNFIKKPVRPAWALKMRALTEQLSIDDIEAEEEGIADSYFNSDAIAENARVGTSLRTAQDTSNQRPRTVSGRPLSGIVRPSTSSAGGNNLQLALKTPRTVGSSRPLTSQSARNIRLGTASMVSQIDGPFINISRLNFPKYASDKQLSKLLFNYIYYQQNDIRNALDFAVEATKFCNFEDPWWKVQLGKCYVMLGLLRDGEAQFRSALQHGPNIEVFLRLSRLFIRLDQPLSSLDICQKAMSWFPHEVALLIEIARIFEGLNNIPMSVKYYRDILELDATDMESIACIGLHHFYSDQPEVALRYYRRLLQMGLYNAELFNNLGLCSFYAQQFDVVTACFENALRLALDDNAADVWYNISHVAIGFGDLDIAEHSLHLTLSLNSSHGAALNNLAVLQWRKNNVSQAESLLNSAIAAEDHLYEPHYNRALLAQEEGDHQTSYAMVKKSLSIYPNHYNSKDILNELKKYFSSL, from the exons ATGTATCGAAAgctgtacaataattttatcaaaaaacccGTACGACCAg CATGGGCTTTAAAAATGCGTGCATTAACTGAACAACTATCCATTGATGATATTGAAGCTGAAGAAGAAGGCATTGCTGATTCTTACTTTAACTCCGATGCAATAGCTGAAAATGCTAGAGTAGGTACATCTTTAAGAACAGCACAAGACACAAGTAACCAAAG acCTCGGACAGTTAGTGGAAGACCCTTAAGTGGTATAGTTCGTCCATCAACTTCATCTGCTGGTGGCAATAATTTACAGTTGGCTTTAAAAACACCACGTACTGTTGGTTCCTCAAGACCATTAACGTCTCAATCAGCTAGAAATATACGCCTCGGTACTGCATCAATGGTCTCCCAAATTGATGGtccttttattaatatatctcgTTTAAATTTTCCTAAATATGCATCTGATAAACAACTTTCAAAGTTGTTATTCAACTACATCTATTATCAACAAAATGATATTAGAAAT gcaTTAGATTTTGCTGTGGAAGCAACTAAATTTTGCAACTTTGAGGACCCTTGGTGGAAAGTGCAATTGGGCAAATGTTACGTTATGTTAGGATTACTACGAGACGGGGAAGCACAATTTAGATCTGCTTTACAACATGGACCTAATATTGAAGTTTTCTTACGCCTTTCACGATTATTTATTCGCCTTGACCAACCTTTAAGTTCGTTAGACATATGTCAGAAAGCCATGTCTTGGTTTCCACATGAAGTTGCATTACTCATAGAAATTGCTAG aatatttgaaggtctaaataatataccaatgtCGGTTAAATACTATAGAGATATACTTGAATTGGATGCTACAGATATGGAATCAATTGCATGTATTGGattacatcatttttattctGATCAGCCTGAGGTAGCTCTAAGATATTATAG gAGACTGCTGCAGATGGGCTTATACAATGCTGAACTCTTTAATAACCTTGGGCTTTGCTCATTCTATGCCCAACAATTTGATGTAGTTACTGCTTGTTTTGAAAACGCATTAAGATTAGCATTGGATGATAATGCAGCAGACGTCTGGTACAATATCAGCCACGTCGCAATt GGATTTGGAGATTTGGATATAGCTGAGCACAGTTTGCATTTAACATTGTCTTTAAATAGTTCCCATGGTGCAGCTCTAAATAACTTGGCTGTATTACAGTGGCGTAAAAACAATGTGTCCCAGGCTGAATCCTTGTTGAACTCCGCAATAGCAGCTGAAGATCACCTTTATGAACCACATTATAACAGAGCTTTACTAGCTCAAGAG GAAGGTGATCACCAAACAAGTTATGCTATGGTAAAGAAGTCGCTTTCAATATATCCTAATCATTACAAttctaaagatattttaaacgaattaaaaaaatatttttctagtctttaa
- the LOC113553625 gene encoding neuroendocrine protein 7B2 isoform X1, giving the protein MATNVIILCIALVPVYVIAFGKYSENIKDSEYVRSKLLENVINQLEKDIVKSEMDGGKYDAAVRYGPRMKTTEREPIGADYDDAGVEGRNAVPSIRDNEYVQHGTLWGAQYVSGGAGEGVQTLNPDSPTRNKNEVKTDAALPAYCNPPNPCPVGYTDEDGCITDFENTAAFSRDYQESQECMCDSEHMFDCARSNNGNKHNVDVDELVRTFQVDDEHKSLVAKKFHVKKAFNPYLQGEFLPIAAKKGINIGL; this is encoded by the exons ATGGCGACAAACGTTATCATACTGTGCATTGCTTTGGTGCCCGTCTATGTCATCGCGTTTGGCAAGTACTcggaaaatataaaa GACTCTGAGTACGTTCGGAGCAAACTGTTGGAGAACGTCATCAATCAACTGGAAAAGGACATCGTCAAGTCGGAAATGGACGGTGGTAAGTACGATGCGGCCGTGAGGTACGGGCCGCGGATGAAGACCACCGAACGTGAACCTATCGGGGCCGACTACGATGACGCGGGAGTGGAAGGCCGGAACGCGGTGCCGTCGATCCGGGACAACGAGTACGTGCAGCACGGCACGCTGTGGGGAGCGCAATACGTGAGCG GTGGTGCTGGCGAGGGAGTGCAGACCCTGAACCCAGATAGTCCGACAAGAAACAAAAATGAAGTTAAAACCGACGCAGCGCTGCCGGCCTATTGCAATCCGCCTAACCCATGTCCGGTGGGATACACTG ATGAGGATGGTTGTATAacagattttgaaaatacggCAGCGTTCAGTCGAGACTATCAGGAATCCCAAGAATGCATGTGCGATTCTGAACACATGTTTGACTGCGCAAGATCAAATAATGGCAACAAACACAATGTTGATGTGGATGAACTTGTAAGAACATTTCAG GTAGATGATGAACACAAAAGTTTGGTTGCAAAAAAATTCCACGTCAAAAAG gCTTTTAATCCATACTTACAAGGAGAATTTTTGCCCATAGCTGCAAAAAAGGGAATTAATATCGGATTGTAA
- the LOC113553625 gene encoding neuroendocrine protein 7B2 isoform X2 has translation MATNVIILCIALVPVYVIAFGKYSENIKDSEYVRSKLLENVINQLEKDIVKSEMDGGKYDAAVRYGPRMKTTEREPIGADYDDAGVEGRNAVPSIRDNEYVQHGTLWGAQYVSGGAGEGVQTLNPDSPTRNKNEVKTDAALPAYCNPPNPCPVGYTDEDGCITDFENTAAFSRDYQESQECMCDSEHMFDCARSNNGNKHNVDVDELVDDEHKSLVAKKFHVKKAFNPYLQGEFLPIAAKKGINIGL, from the exons ATGGCGACAAACGTTATCATACTGTGCATTGCTTTGGTGCCCGTCTATGTCATCGCGTTTGGCAAGTACTcggaaaatataaaa GACTCTGAGTACGTTCGGAGCAAACTGTTGGAGAACGTCATCAATCAACTGGAAAAGGACATCGTCAAGTCGGAAATGGACGGTGGTAAGTACGATGCGGCCGTGAGGTACGGGCCGCGGATGAAGACCACCGAACGTGAACCTATCGGGGCCGACTACGATGACGCGGGAGTGGAAGGCCGGAACGCGGTGCCGTCGATCCGGGACAACGAGTACGTGCAGCACGGCACGCTGTGGGGAGCGCAATACGTGAGCG GTGGTGCTGGCGAGGGAGTGCAGACCCTGAACCCAGATAGTCCGACAAGAAACAAAAATGAAGTTAAAACCGACGCAGCGCTGCCGGCCTATTGCAATCCGCCTAACCCATGTCCGGTGGGATACACTG ATGAGGATGGTTGTATAacagattttgaaaatacggCAGCGTTCAGTCGAGACTATCAGGAATCCCAAGAATGCATGTGCGATTCTGAACACATGTTTGACTGCGCAAGATCAAATAATGGCAACAAACACAATGTTGATGTGGATGAACTT GTAGATGATGAACACAAAAGTTTGGTTGCAAAAAAATTCCACGTCAAAAAG gCTTTTAATCCATACTTACAAGGAGAATTTTTGCCCATAGCTGCAAAAAAGGGAATTAATATCGGATTGTAA
- the LOC113552569 gene encoding uncharacterized protein LOC113552569, with translation MDNDENFTVPSLFMSSYYACNQDQLNSYYLLNVPFVDLQLCCCLLFELLKLNSKNENFNQFGDRRMMYSKAQAIASDVKFANICEIAMFQGHIQCLMFAREIGCPWNVSTTAAAATAGHLDCLVYAHDNGCPWDESTTTSAAMFGNLNCLRYALENGCPWEFLICAEAAKYGHLDCLKYLHEHEFPWDSWTCTIAAYRGQLECLKYAHQNGCTWNEWTCCASAAGGFIECLMYAHQNGCQWNELTFSGAFYSKNQECMQYAWDNGCPCEAMTCSEGPGDEFLVTIPGTLLHYKPL, from the exons ATGGACAACGACGAAAATTTCACGGTGCCCAGTTTGTTTATGTCATCATACTACGCGTGTAACCAGGACCAGCTCAATTCGTACTACCTACTGAACGTTCCTTTCGTAGATCTGCAGTTGTGTTGTTGTTTGCTGTTTGAACTCCTCAAGCTGAACTCGAAAAACGAGAATTTCAACCAATTCGGCGACAGACGAATGATGTACAGCAAAGCGCAAGCCATCGCTAGTGATGTGAAATTTGCAAACATATGTGAGATAGCCATGTTTCAAGGGCACATACAATGTCTAATGTTCGCCCGCGAAATCGGTTGCCCTTGGAATGTATCGACGACCGCAGCCGCGGCCACGGCCGGACACTTGGATTGTCTTGTTTACGCGCACGACAATGGTTGTCCTTGGGATGAATCGACTACCACGTCCGCTGCCATGTTCGGTAATCTTAACTGTCTCCGATATGCACTTGAAAATGGGTGTCCGTGGGAATTTCTAATTTGCGCTGAGGCTGCGAAGTACGGACACCTAGATTGTTTAAAGTATCTGCACGAACACGAGTTTCCCTGGGACAGTTGGACCTGCACCATAGCCGCGTACCGTGGACAACTCGAATGTCTCAAATACGCCCATCAAAACGGGTGTACATGGAACGAGTGGACGTGCTGCGCTTCCGCAGCAGGTGGATTCATCGAATGTTTAATGTATGCACATCAAAATGGTTGTCAGTGGAATGAACTCACGTTCAGCGGTGCCTTTTACTCAAAGAATCAGGAGTGTATGCAGTACGCATGGGATAACGGCTGTCCTTGTGAAGCTATGACATGTTCTGAGGGACCGGGAGACG AGTTCCTGGTTACTATACCCGGAACATTGCTGCATTATAAACCTTTATAA